In Flavobacterium piscisymbiosum, the sequence TGTTTTTTTAACAGTTGTTAATTTACAAAAATGCATAAAAAGGGTACTTTTACGTAATCGATTACATTATTTTTCATTCATTCACCTACTTACGCCCCTGAGTAAGAATAAAAGTAAAAAACCACATGTATAAAAACCTACGATTAAGTATTGAACTCAAAATTCCGTTAACAGATCAAGAATGGAATTTTATTGTTGAAAAAGCCGAGTTCATAAAACTCAAGAAGAATGAATTTTTACAGATTCAGAATTCTAATAGTTCCTACGAAGGCTTTATTTTAAAAGGTGCTTTCAAAACCTACATTTTGAATGATAATGGTACCGAAAGTGTAATTTTCTTTTCGTTCGAAAACGAATGGATGTGTGACCTCGAAAGTTTCTATCATCAAAAGCCTACAACCTACAACATCAAGGCGATAGAAGACAGCGAGATTCTGGTGATTAACAAAACAAACAAAGCAATTTTATTTGAGCAAGTACCCAAGCTAATCCAGTTTCACATCATTATGGTCGAAAAAGCCAATATTGCCATTCAGCAAAGACTTATAGATGTCTTAAACAAAACCTCGAAACAGAGGTATCTGGAGTTTATTGAGAAACATCCGCAAAAAGCAGATAAAATCAATAACAGAAATTTGTCTTCTTATCTTGGTGTGTCGCACGAGTTTTTATCGAAGATTAAAAAGAGGTGCTAAGGTCCTGAGATGCTAAGTTTCTAAGACTTTAAAAAAAATCGCGCAAAGTCGCTAAGTCGCAAAGAAAGTAAACTTAGCGACTTAGCGTCTTTGCGCGATTAAAAAATTTAGCGAACATCGCGTAAAACCTTGCGTTCTTTGCGGTTAAACCTGAAACATTCCAAATTAAAAAACCAATATTCCGATAAGGCATTCATTAGAAAGATGAGTTATTACATTTTCCTTTTCTGGATTTTCAATGACTAATAAATCATGAGGTTGTAGATTGTATGACTTCTCATTAATTGTAATAACTGTTGTATCTAAAGAAAATAAAATTATTATTTGAGCATTACAATTCTGATTACCATTTGCTATTTTCAGTTTATGATGGCTTATTATTTCAGAAACCATCCAATTAAAATCAGTACCTTTTGTATAAGAAGTCACTTCATCATCCGAATTAAATTCCATAATTTCATATTTCTCATATATTTTTTTCTCTTTGTTTACCTCAATATCAAGAGCGTTATCAAGCATAACCAAATAGCGATGATAGCCCTTAAATTTGGTAAACTCTAAAGGAACTTTTTCTATTGTAGCACTGCTTATTCTGAATGCAAAATCTCTATCGGCATAACTTGCTGTTTCAGGATAGATCGTATATTCATAGGTCAATCCGCCACTCCAAATAGAGGCTTTGCTGTCTTTTTTAGGCAAAAAGCTTATTTTCATTTATTGAATATTTTATATGACTTCAAGTTTCCAGATGGATTTTAACCTTGCTTTTAAATGAACTTATATCACTTATATGGTGAAAAAACTTTGCGCCTTTGGGAGATTATAAAAGTCAAGCAATAAAAAGCTTAGCGAACTTAGCGTAAACCCTTGCGATCTTAGCGGTTAAATTCTCAAAGGCTTTTCTCTAAATAGATAAACTCCAATGGCTTATCAGAAATGTTAATATGAATATTGCTTGAAGGAAAAGCTTCTCTTTTGCCAGTATCCACATAACCATGACGTTTGTACCAGGCAATAAGTTCTGCACGAACCGAAACAACCGTCATACTAAGAGTAGACAATCCTAAAGATTTAGCATGATTTTCGGCTTCAGCCAACATCTTTTTCCCGATTCCTCTATTTTGCAATTCAGGAGAAACCGTCAACATTCCCACATACAATTGATGCTCTTTCTCAACCAACAAAACCGACCCAATAATTTGATCGTTCTCAGTAAATTTCAAAAATGTATTTTTAGGATCTAAAATGATTTCAGTTAATTCTTCTTCGGTGGTTCTTTTTCCTTCTAATAAATGAGCTTCTGTAGTCCAGCCTTTTTTAGAAGTTTCTCCTCGGTATGCTGAGTTTATTAATATGTTTAATGATGGAATATCTTGTAATGTTGCTTTTGTAATCATGTTTATATTATGCGGTTTTTAATATTTGAATAGCCTCCTGCTTTAGCTGGAGGAACAAAATTATGATATTTAGCATTGGCTTTAGCCGAAATTGTAGTAAGTTATTTTGTTTTTCTATTGATTAAATAACAATAAGTAAAATGAGCTGCTAAAACTAAAGTCATCCCAATGTTCCAGTAGATGTGAAAGTAATCAAAGTAGTTGTGAAATCCACAATAATTTTGAATAGCTTCTTCCGGTAAACGAAAATAAAGAGGGAAGACAATTAAAAAAAGCGATAGAAATATTGATAGAATTATAAAACGGCCATATTTAATTTTAAAGTGATCCGCAATGCCATAACATAGCATTTGAATAATTAATATTATAAGGAAAAACTTCTCCATGATTTAAATTTTATTGACAAAGCAATTGCATTCTTTATTAAATAAAGCAATTAAAAAGAAGGTTTAATTAATGTAGAAATACTCTGTATTTTCTAAAATTTTATTTTCTTTAGTTTGAAAAAGCACATTTTCTCTTATTTTTTCTTTATCAATATAAATTTTTCCTTGTTTAAATTGACCAGATATGTTTATTTTTCCAAACTTATTATTATCAAGAAATATGATACTGTCATTTATTTTGTAATTTCCATAATGATGAGTTCGTCCTCCCCAGCTTCCACTTTTAATGATATATTTTCCATCTTCTTTTAAGTCGATAATTAGCCCATTTCCACTTGCGTGAATGTATGTTTTAGAATTTTCTAAACTTTCATAATAGAGATAAAGCCCTAAAGTAAAAAGGATAATGAAAGAAGCTAAAAAAGTTGGAAGTAAATTATAAATGTTTTTATGCTTTTTGAAAATTTTAAAATTTTCAGGAATTACATTTGATAATAAGATAATTTCTAAAACGCCTAAAATGATGTAGAAAAAAGGAGCAAAAACATTATCTGCCTGATATGATCTGTAAAGGATAAAAATAAATAATCCTCCCACAATAGTGAGTTGAATTATTCTTTTAGTCTGTTTTTTCTCTGCCATTAGATTATTTGCTTCTTTGAGATTCAAACCAAATTAATTGATTTTTAATTCTTTCAATAATATCTAAATCATGGTCATTGTGGATATCTCTCAAATTATAATTGGGATTTCGAGGATCAGTAGTTTCCTGAAATTGATTAACACCTAAATTAAAAAGTGCTTGCCCAAATCTTAAACTTGGATTTTTTTCTAAATATTCTTCTAATAAATCAAGTATGATCCTATGTTCTTTTTTCATTTGAAATTAATTTTCTTTATTTCCCACCCGCTGCGCGAAGTCTCCCGA encodes:
- a CDS encoding Crp/Fnr family transcriptional regulator gives rise to the protein MYKNLRLSIELKIPLTDQEWNFIVEKAEFIKLKKNEFLQIQNSNSSYEGFILKGAFKTYILNDNGTESVIFFSFENEWMCDLESFYHQKPTTYNIKAIEDSEILVINKTNKAILFEQVPKLIQFHIIMVEKANIAIQQRLIDVLNKTSKQRYLEFIEKHPQKADKINNRNLSSYLGVSHEFLSKIKKRC
- a CDS encoding HutD family protein; the protein is MKISFLPKKDSKASIWSGGLTYEYTIYPETASYADRDFAFRISSATIEKVPLEFTKFKGYHRYLVMLDNALDIEVNKEKKIYEKYEIMEFNSDDEVTSYTKGTDFNWMVSEIISHHKLKIANGNQNCNAQIIILFSLDTTVITINEKSYNLQPHDLLVIENPEKENVITHLSNECLIGILVF
- a CDS encoding GNAT family N-acetyltransferase, producing the protein MITKATLQDIPSLNILINSAYRGETSKKGWTTEAHLLEGKRTTEEELTEIILDPKNTFLKFTENDQIIGSVLLVEKEHQLYVGMLTVSPELQNRGIGKKMLAEAENHAKSLGLSTLSMTVVSVRAELIAWYKRHGYVDTGKREAFPSSNIHINISDKPLEFIYLEKSL